One genomic window of Nicotiana sylvestris chromosome 10, ASM39365v2, whole genome shotgun sequence includes the following:
- the LOC138879911 gene encoding uncharacterized protein, translating to MAPFEALYGRRCRSPIGWFKVGEVELIGPYLIHQAMEKVKIIKERLKTVQSRQKSYSDVRRRDLEFKGDDWVFLKVSPMKGIMPFGNKVKLSLRYVGPYRIIQRIGLVAYKLELIPEMSLVQPVFHVSMLRKVVGDPSTIMPVETIEVNEELSYEEVPVSIIDRKV from the coding sequence ATGGCGCCatttgaggcgttgtatggtaggagatgtaggtctcccattgggtggttcaagGTTGGAGAAGTGGAATTGATAGGGCCGTACCTCAtacatcaggccatggagaaagtcaagattatcaaggagaggttgaaaactgttcaaagtcgccaaaagtcttactCGGATGTCCGTcgcagagatttagagttcaaaggagatgattgggtatttctgaaagtttcccctatgaagggtatcatgcCGTTTGGAAATAAGGTAAAATTGAGTCTGAGGTATGTTGGACCATAccgaatcattcagaggattggtctggtggcatacaagctcgagctaaTACCCGAGATGTCACTAGTACAGCCGgtctttcatgtgtccatgttgagaaaggtagtgggagatccatcCACTATTATGCCAGTTGAAACCATTGAGGTTAACGAAGAGCTATcgtatgaagaagttccagtttCCATTATTGATAGGAAAGTTTGA